The following proteins come from a genomic window of Solwaraspora sp. WMMA2065:
- a CDS encoding WYL domain-containing protein, with translation MSRNRTERLVNLVICLLSTRRFLTAAQIAATVPGYEHDPSDVRDHEAFQRKFERDKAELRDLGVPLETGAASAFDSEPGYRIAHREYALPEIPLEPEEAAAVGIAARLWQHAGLAAAASSGLAKLRAAGIDVDPQATLGVEPVVTVDPAFAALTAAARDRRPVTFDYRVPSGDTPTRRRLQPWGVVCWRGRWYVVGHDQDRAATRCFRLSRVVGAVRLTGRVGSFSPPTDVDLISHVARWSDPVERTGVATVLTGPGRAAGLRRGAESCVPGPDGDRLTLRYAEPEALAGQLARYGADVRVLDPPELRELVIQRLKEIVVAHQPAGAEVRG, from the coding sequence GTGTCCCGCAACCGGACCGAACGCCTGGTCAATCTCGTGATCTGCCTGTTGTCGACGCGGCGCTTCCTGACCGCCGCGCAGATCGCCGCGACCGTACCCGGCTACGAACACGATCCGTCCGACGTCCGTGACCACGAGGCGTTCCAGCGCAAGTTCGAGCGGGACAAGGCGGAGCTGCGGGACCTCGGCGTGCCGCTGGAGACCGGCGCGGCCAGCGCCTTCGACAGCGAACCGGGCTACCGGATCGCCCACCGCGAGTACGCGCTGCCGGAGATCCCGCTGGAGCCGGAGGAGGCCGCCGCGGTCGGCATCGCCGCCCGGCTGTGGCAGCACGCCGGGCTGGCCGCCGCCGCCTCGTCCGGGCTGGCCAAGTTGCGGGCCGCCGGCATCGACGTGGATCCGCAGGCCACCCTCGGGGTGGAACCGGTGGTCACGGTCGACCCGGCATTCGCCGCGTTGACCGCCGCGGCCCGCGACCGGCGTCCGGTGACCTTCGACTATCGGGTGCCCAGCGGCGACACCCCCACCCGGCGACGGCTGCAGCCCTGGGGGGTGGTCTGCTGGCGGGGCCGCTGGTACGTGGTCGGCCACGACCAGGACCGTGCGGCCACCCGCTGCTTCCGACTGTCCCGGGTGGTGGGCGCGGTGCGGCTCACCGGTCGGGTCGGCAGTTTCTCCCCGCCGACCGACGTCGACCTGATCAGTCACGTCGCCCGTTGGTCGGACCCGGTCGAACGTACCGGGGTGGCCACCGTGCTGACCGGGCCGGGCCGGGCCGCCGGCCTGCGGCGCGGCGCGGAGTCCTGCGTCCCGGGCCCCGATGGGGACCGGCTGACACTGCGCTACGCCGAGCCGGAGGCGCTCGCCGGCCAGCTGGCCAGGTACGGCGCCGACGTGCGGGTGCTCGATCCGCCGGAGCTGCGCGAGCTGGTGATCCAGCGGCTGAAGGAGATCGTGGTGGCGCACCAGCCGGCCGGTGCGGAGGTGCGAGGGTGA
- a CDS encoding YafY family protein produces the protein MTTSRPTGSRASADRLARLLNLVPYLLARPGVEIAQAAADLGTTARQLREDLELLWVCGLPGYGPGDLIDMAFDGDRVTITYDAGIDRPLRLTPDEALALVVALRMLAETPGLANRDAVERALAKIEDAAGESAGAPVAVRLPGDTARLDRLRSAAQSGRAVRITYYTAARDETTDRVVDPIRVLMIGGRGYLEAWCRRAEAVRLFRADRVDALVELDQPAAVPPQAGRHEPREAAFQPTPGLPSVVLRVGRCGRWITEYYPCEDVRVEPNGEWLVTMRVTDLAWARRFVLGLGPDVTVVAPVQLVAQVHAAASAALAAYAVPGGAPAADLSASG, from the coding sequence GTGACCACGTCCCGACCGACCGGCTCGCGGGCCTCCGCCGACCGGCTCGCCCGGCTGCTCAACCTGGTGCCCTACCTGCTGGCCCGGCCGGGCGTGGAGATCGCCCAGGCCGCCGCCGACCTGGGCACCACCGCGCGTCAACTGCGGGAGGACCTGGAGCTGCTGTGGGTCTGCGGGCTGCCCGGCTACGGTCCGGGCGACCTGATCGACATGGCGTTCGACGGCGACCGGGTGACGATCACCTACGACGCCGGCATCGACCGACCGTTGCGGCTGACGCCGGACGAGGCTCTGGCCCTGGTGGTGGCGCTGCGGATGCTGGCCGAGACGCCGGGGCTGGCCAACCGGGACGCCGTCGAGCGGGCACTGGCCAAGATCGAGGACGCGGCGGGCGAGTCGGCCGGCGCCCCGGTCGCGGTACGCCTGCCCGGAGACACGGCCCGGCTGGACCGGCTGCGGTCGGCGGCACAGAGCGGCCGGGCGGTACGGATCACCTACTACACGGCGGCCCGCGACGAGACCACCGACCGGGTCGTCGACCCGATCCGGGTGCTCATGATCGGCGGTCGGGGCTATCTGGAGGCCTGGTGCCGGCGGGCCGAGGCGGTCCGGCTGTTCCGGGCCGACCGGGTCGACGCCCTGGTCGAGCTCGACCAGCCGGCCGCCGTACCGCCGCAGGCCGGTCGGCACGAACCCCGGGAGGCCGCGTTCCAGCCGACGCCGGGCCTGCCGTCGGTGGTCCTGCGGGTCGGCCGGTGCGGTCGGTGGATCACCGAGTACTACCCGTGCGAGGACGTCCGGGTCGAACCGAACGGCGAGTGGCTGGTCACCATGCGGGTCACCGATCTGGCCTGGGCCCGCCGGTTCGTCCTCGGGCTGGGCCCGGACGTGACGGTGGTCGCTCCGGTGCAGCTGGTCGCGCAGGTGCACGCGGCCGCGTCCGCCGCGCTTGCTGCGTACGCCGTTCCCGGTGGTGCACCGGCTGCGGACCTGTCCGCTAGCGGCTAG
- the tatA gene encoding Sec-independent protein translocase subunit TatA: MHALKPWHIAVLVVVLILLFGAKRLPDAARSLGRSLRIIKAETKSLADDDKDLAEKADAQHGRAPYQAEPVIEPTSVHQPGYQPPPAPAADQPQRVRDAN; encoded by the coding sequence ATGCATGCCCTGAAGCCGTGGCACATCGCCGTACTTGTGGTCGTGCTGATCCTGCTCTTCGGCGCCAAGCGGCTGCCGGACGCGGCGCGGTCACTCGGCCGATCCCTGCGGATCATCAAGGCCGAGACGAAGAGCCTCGCCGACGACGACAAGGACCTCGCCGAGAAGGCCGACGCCCAGCACGGCCGCGCGCCGTACCAGGCCGAGCCGGTGATCGAGCCGACCAGCGTGCATCAGCCGGGCTACCAGCCACCGCCGGCCCCGGCGGCCGATCAGCCGCAGCGCGTCCGCGACGCCAACTGA
- the tatC gene encoding twin-arginine translocase subunit TatC, whose translation MGFALRRRGPSKFDRASDGSMTLIEHFRELRTRLFWASLAIVVGLIVGFFLAEPAFQLLKQPYCQLPGTGETTADGTCREFLQLSPADGFVLKLKLALWIGLIVGGPVWLYQLWAFIAPGLHRHERRWAYVFVSIAAPLFLAGAMLAYFVVDKGLAFLLESGVTGLSTQLEVTRYISFVTTMILLFGVAFEFPLVLLMLNFTGVVSARRLLSWWRAVVFVCFAFAAVATPDPGPFGMTLLAACLALLYFVAVGVAFLNDKRRGRGKEVYAGLDDDEASPLDDDPQPVAVAERTETVTPVVPTQPVPKPLPIERRYDDMT comes from the coding sequence GTGGGCTTCGCCCTGCGTCGGCGCGGTCCGAGCAAGTTCGACCGTGCCTCCGACGGCTCGATGACCCTGATCGAGCACTTTCGTGAGCTGCGTACCCGACTGTTCTGGGCCTCGCTGGCGATCGTCGTCGGGCTGATCGTCGGATTCTTCCTCGCCGAACCGGCGTTCCAACTGCTCAAGCAGCCGTACTGCCAGCTGCCCGGCACTGGCGAGACGACCGCAGACGGCACCTGCCGGGAGTTCCTGCAGCTGTCTCCGGCTGACGGCTTCGTCCTGAAGCTGAAGCTGGCGCTCTGGATCGGCCTGATCGTCGGCGGCCCGGTCTGGCTCTACCAGCTCTGGGCGTTCATCGCTCCCGGCCTGCACCGGCACGAACGCAGATGGGCGTACGTCTTCGTCTCCATCGCGGCACCGCTGTTCCTGGCCGGCGCCATGCTTGCCTACTTCGTCGTCGACAAAGGGCTGGCGTTCCTGCTCGAATCCGGCGTCACCGGCCTGTCTACCCAGCTCGAGGTCACCCGGTACATCTCGTTCGTGACCACGATGATCCTGCTGTTCGGGGTCGCGTTCGAGTTCCCGCTGGTGCTGTTGATGCTCAACTTCACCGGCGTGGTCAGCGCACGCCGCCTGCTCAGCTGGTGGCGCGCGGTGGTCTTCGTCTGCTTCGCCTTCGCAGCGGTCGCCACCCCGGACCCCGGCCCCTTCGGGATGACCCTGCTGGCGGCGTGTCTGGCGCTGTTGTACTTCGTCGCGGTCGGGGTGGCGTTCCTCAACGACAAGCGCCGTGGTCGCGGCAAGGAGGTGTACGCCGGGTTGGACGACGACGAGGCGTCGCCGCTGGACGACGACCCGCAGCCGGTCGCGGTCGCCGAGCGGACCGAGACGGTCACCCCGGTCGTGCCGACCCAGCCGGTGCCGAAGCCGTTGCCGATCGAGCGTCGCTACGACGACATGACGTGA
- a CDS encoding diacylglycerol kinase family protein: MTGPAGGPSAVVPGSVAVLANPNAGRSRHSAVLPLVREALAATGRPVRLLTAATADRAASACRAAVDGGAAAVVTLGGDGTVHLALQALAGTDVPLGPVPTGTGNDFAACTGFPADPARAAAVIAAALAVGRSRPVDLARVSAPGRPDRWFGAVLAAGFDAVVNERANRMRWPAGPRRYDLAVPVELARLRPRRYRMVCDGEPDEFDAVLVAVGNCASYGGGMRICPAADPTDGLLDVVVAGPVTRRTLIRIKPQVRRGGHVDHPMVRSLRARQVTIDAPDLVCYADGERLGPLPVTVTAVPGALRLLW, from the coding sequence GTGACCGGGCCGGCCGGCGGTCCGTCCGCCGTCGTGCCCGGCTCGGTGGCGGTGCTGGCGAACCCGAATGCCGGCCGCAGCCGGCACTCGGCCGTCCTGCCGCTGGTCCGCGAGGCGCTGGCGGCGACCGGTCGGCCGGTGCGGCTGCTGACCGCCGCCACCGCCGACCGGGCGGCGAGCGCCTGCCGGGCCGCGGTGGACGGCGGTGCGGCCGCGGTGGTGACCCTCGGCGGCGACGGCACCGTGCACCTTGCCCTGCAGGCGCTCGCCGGCACCGACGTCCCGCTGGGTCCGGTGCCGACCGGCACCGGCAACGACTTCGCCGCCTGCACCGGTTTTCCGGCCGATCCGGCCCGCGCGGCGGCGGTGATCGCCGCCGCTCTGGCCGTCGGCCGGAGCCGGCCCGTCGACCTGGCCCGGGTGTCCGCACCGGGCCGACCGGACCGGTGGTTCGGCGCGGTGCTGGCGGCCGGGTTCGACGCGGTCGTCAACGAGCGGGCCAATCGGATGCGCTGGCCGGCCGGGCCGCGCCGGTACGATCTGGCGGTCCCGGTCGAGCTGGCCCGGCTGCGGCCGCGCCGTTACCGGATGGTGTGCGACGGCGAGCCGGACGAGTTCGACGCGGTGTTGGTCGCGGTCGGCAACTGCGCCAGCTACGGCGGCGGGATGCGGATCTGCCCAGCGGCTGACCCGACCGACGGCCTGCTCGACGTGGTGGTGGCCGGGCCGGTCACCCGCCGTACGCTGATCCGGATCAAGCCGCAGGTCCGTCGGGGCGGCCACGTCGACCACCCGATGGTGCGCAGTCTCCGGGCCCGCCAGGTGACGATCGACGCGCCGGACCTGGTCTGCTACGCCGACGGTGAACGGCTCGGGCCGCTGCCGGTGACCGTCACCGCCGTGCCGGGAGCACTGCGGCTGCTGTGGTGA
- a CDS encoding HAD family hydrolase, with amino-acid sequence MPDHPERPRDDVSAGPGYEPAARPRRRPVEAVLFDFHGTLAQVEDPVRWVVQGAEACGVTLDRGRATVLADRLLTAGRAGGPLPTRVPAQLAEVWADRDLYPQAHRAAYTGLAATVDSGVDGLADALYQRLLGPDGWLPYADTAATLRALHAAGVPVAVVSNIGFDIRPHFAAWGLADLIDAWALSYEVGRCKPDPAIFLRACGMLRVDPERTLMVGDTPADAGAVRAGCAALVLPAADPGRANGLAAVLDLATGEPDR; translated from the coding sequence GTGCCGGATCATCCCGAACGCCCCCGCGACGACGTATCCGCCGGTCCCGGGTACGAACCGGCCGCCCGGCCGCGACGCCGCCCGGTCGAGGCGGTCCTGTTCGACTTCCACGGCACCCTCGCCCAGGTCGAGGACCCGGTCCGCTGGGTCGTCCAGGGTGCCGAGGCGTGCGGGGTGACCCTGGACCGGGGGCGGGCGACCGTCCTCGCCGACCGGCTGCTGACCGCCGGCCGGGCCGGCGGGCCGCTGCCCACCCGGGTGCCCGCGCAGCTTGCCGAGGTGTGGGCCGACCGCGACCTGTACCCGCAGGCGCACCGGGCCGCGTACACCGGGCTGGCCGCGACGGTCGACAGCGGGGTGGACGGGCTGGCCGACGCCCTCTATCAGCGGCTGCTCGGACCGGACGGGTGGCTGCCGTACGCGGACACCGCCGCGACGCTACGGGCCCTGCACGCCGCCGGGGTGCCGGTCGCCGTGGTCAGCAACATCGGCTTCGACATCCGCCCGCACTTCGCCGCCTGGGGCCTGGCCGACCTGATCGACGCCTGGGCGTTGTCCTACGAGGTGGGCCGCTGCAAACCCGACCCGGCGATCTTCCTGCGGGCCTGCGGGATGCTGCGGGTCGACCCGGAGCGGACGCTGATGGTGGGCGACACCCCGGCCGACGCGGGCGCCGTACGGGCCGGCTGCGCGGCGCTGGTGCTGCCGGCGGCCGACCCGGGCCGGGCCAACGGACTCGCCGCCGTGCTCGACCTGGCCACCGGGGAACCGGACCGGTGA
- a CDS encoding DEAD/DEAH box helicase codes for MSSPAERYAAARRRAAQAAAFPSLGEFTLDLGFDLDDFQRAACQALERGSGVLVCAPTGAGKTVVGEFAVHLALRAGTTPAGGPPRKCFYTTPIKALSNQKYHDLVGRYGAAQVGLLTGDNAINGDAPVVVMTTEVLRNMLYAGSATLDGLAYVVMDEVHYLADRFRGAVWEEVIIHLPSSVTLVSLSATVSNAEEFADWLVTVRGETEVVVSEHRPVPLWQHMLVGRRMFDLFHDADAARKHDVHPELLRYSREMLRRLELGDGRTHGPGWGRSGGRGPRWRPPLRADVIERLEREGLLPAILFVFSRAGCDAAVAQCLAAGLRLTTPDERAEIRRLVESRLSSLPAEDLSVLGYWGWLDGLERGLAAHHAGMLPAFKEVVEDLFVRGLIKAVFATETLALGINMPARCVVLERLVKFNGEAHVDLTPGEYTQLTGRAGRRGIDVEGHAVVVWSPEVDPRHVAGLASTRTYPLRSSFRPSYNMAVNLVGTVGFDAARELLESSFAQFQADRSVVGLARQAQRNTETIEAYGVEVRCDLGDFDAYFDLRVAIADRERELARQGQQQRRTAAVDSLERLRVGDVIRVPSGRRAGLAVVLDPGAGGFGEPRPLVLTQDRWAGRVSVGDFTVPAEVLTRIRVPKHFNHRSPAARRDLAAAVAGTGLGRHGARRRGRARGDRDDDRVTQLRAELRRHPCHSCPDREEHARWAERRHRLARDTDELRARVAGRTGSLTRTFDRVCGLLTDRGYLTPDGTVTDAGWMLARIWTETDLLVAECLRRSVWDGLAPAELAAAVSVVVYEARRDVDERAALPRGAVTAAVDATTAIWASLEADEAAAGLEPTREPDLGFVWPIYRWARGEPLAKVLASGDSLDGEMPAGDFVRWARQVADMLGQLAQARGASPQLARTAAQAVSALQRGVLAYQTTG; via the coding sequence ATGTCGAGCCCCGCCGAGCGGTACGCCGCAGCGCGCCGCCGGGCCGCGCAGGCCGCCGCCTTTCCCTCGCTCGGGGAGTTCACCCTCGATCTCGGTTTCGACCTGGACGACTTTCAACGGGCCGCCTGCCAGGCCCTGGAACGGGGCAGCGGGGTGCTGGTCTGCGCGCCGACCGGGGCGGGCAAGACGGTGGTCGGCGAGTTCGCGGTCCACCTGGCGCTGCGCGCCGGTACCACGCCGGCCGGTGGTCCGCCGCGCAAGTGCTTCTACACCACCCCGATCAAGGCACTGTCCAACCAGAAGTACCACGACCTGGTCGGCCGGTACGGTGCTGCCCAGGTGGGGCTGCTGACCGGGGACAACGCGATCAACGGCGACGCGCCGGTGGTGGTGATGACCACCGAGGTGCTGCGCAACATGCTGTACGCCGGCTCGGCCACTCTGGACGGACTGGCGTACGTGGTGATGGACGAGGTGCACTACCTCGCCGACCGGTTCCGGGGAGCGGTCTGGGAGGAGGTGATCATCCACCTGCCGTCGTCGGTCACCCTGGTGTCGCTGTCCGCGACGGTGTCCAACGCCGAGGAGTTCGCCGACTGGCTGGTCACCGTCCGTGGCGAGACCGAGGTGGTGGTCAGCGAGCACCGCCCTGTCCCGCTGTGGCAGCACATGCTGGTGGGGCGGCGGATGTTCGACCTGTTCCACGACGCCGACGCGGCCCGCAAGCATGACGTGCATCCCGAGTTGCTGCGCTACAGCCGGGAGATGCTGCGCCGGCTGGAACTCGGTGACGGCCGTACCCACGGGCCGGGATGGGGCCGGTCCGGTGGTCGCGGCCCGCGCTGGCGTCCCCCGCTGCGGGCGGACGTGATCGAACGCCTCGAGCGGGAAGGTCTGCTGCCGGCGATCCTGTTCGTGTTCAGCCGGGCCGGGTGCGACGCCGCCGTCGCCCAGTGCCTGGCCGCCGGTCTGCGGCTGACCACCCCGGACGAGCGCGCCGAGATCCGTCGGCTGGTGGAGTCGCGGCTGTCCAGCCTGCCGGCCGAGGACCTGTCGGTGCTCGGCTACTGGGGCTGGCTGGACGGGCTGGAACGCGGTCTCGCCGCGCACCACGCCGGCATGCTGCCGGCCTTCAAAGAGGTCGTCGAGGACCTGTTCGTCCGAGGCCTGATCAAGGCCGTGTTCGCCACCGAGACGCTGGCGTTGGGGATCAACATGCCGGCCCGCTGCGTGGTGCTGGAGCGGCTGGTCAAGTTCAACGGGGAGGCGCACGTCGACCTGACCCCGGGCGAGTACACCCAGCTGACCGGGCGGGCCGGCCGGCGCGGCATCGACGTGGAGGGCCACGCGGTGGTGGTCTGGTCGCCGGAGGTCGATCCGCGGCACGTCGCCGGGCTCGCCTCGACCCGGACCTACCCGCTGCGGTCGAGTTTCCGACCGTCCTACAACATGGCGGTCAACCTGGTCGGCACCGTCGGTTTCGACGCTGCCCGGGAGCTGCTCGAGTCGTCCTTCGCCCAGTTCCAGGCGGACCGGTCGGTGGTCGGCCTGGCCCGGCAGGCGCAGCGCAACACCGAGACCATCGAGGCGTACGGCGTCGAGGTGCGCTGTGACCTCGGCGACTTCGACGCGTACTTCGATCTGCGGGTGGCGATTGCCGACCGGGAGCGGGAGCTGGCCCGGCAGGGTCAGCAGCAGCGGCGCACCGCGGCGGTCGACTCGCTGGAGCGGCTGCGGGTCGGTGACGTCATCCGGGTGCCGTCGGGTCGACGGGCCGGGTTGGCTGTGGTACTGGATCCTGGAGCGGGCGGGTTCGGCGAGCCCCGCCCGCTGGTGCTGACCCAGGACCGGTGGGCGGGCAGGGTGTCGGTCGGCGACTTCACCGTGCCGGCGGAGGTGCTGACCCGGATCCGGGTGCCGAAGCACTTCAACCACCGGTCACCGGCGGCCCGGCGGGATCTGGCGGCGGCGGTGGCCGGCACGGGCCTGGGTCGCCACGGCGCCCGCCGCCGGGGGCGGGCGCGCGGTGACCGGGACGACGACCGGGTGACCCAGTTGCGCGCCGAGTTGCGTCGGCACCCCTGCCACAGCTGTCCGGACCGGGAGGAGCACGCCCGTTGGGCGGAACGCCGGCACCGGCTGGCCCGCGACACCGACGAGCTGCGGGCCCGGGTGGCGGGCCGGACCGGGTCGTTGACCCGGACCTTTGACCGGGTCTGCGGTCTGCTGACCGACCGCGGCTACCTGACACCGGACGGTACGGTGACCGACGCCGGGTGGATGCTGGCTCGGATCTGGACAGAGACCGACCTGCTGGTCGCCGAGTGCCTGCGCCGAAGTGTCTGGGACGGTCTGGCGCCGGCGGAGCTGGCCGCCGCGGTGTCGGTGGTGGTCTACGAGGCCCGCCGCGACGTCGACGAGCGGGCGGCGCTGCCGCGGGGGGCGGTCACCGCCGCGGTGGACGCCACCACCGCGATCTGGGCCAGCCTGGAGGCCGACGAGGCGGCCGCCGGCCTGGAGCCGACCCGGGAGCCGGATCTCGGCTTTGTCTGGCCGATCTACCGGTGGGCCCGGGGCGAGCCGCTGGCCAAGGTGCTGGCCAGCGGGGACAGCCTGGACGGGGAGATGCCGGCCGGGGACTTCGTCCGGTGGGCCCGGCAGGTCGCCGACATGCTCGGACAGCTGGCCCAGGCCCGGGGTGCGTCGCCGCAGCTGGCGCGGACCGCCGCGCAGGCGGTGTCCGCGCTGCAGCGCGGCGTGCTGGCGTACCAGACGACGGGGTGA
- a CDS encoding MHYT domain-containing protein: protein MADINHFEYGFITPTLSYALSVLGSFLGLICAVRVRESDTPGRRAWWLSLSAFAIGGTAIWTMHFMAMLGFSVAGTQIRYDIAITIASAVIAIAAVAFGLFLVGFGRPSLVKILLGGVITGLGVAAMHYTGMAAMRLNGDIDYAPGRVTISVVIAVIAATVALWLAVTVRRPLAMTGSALLMGVAVNGMHFTGMTAMSVHLHEPTGVLNGATAATLLVPIGVAVLLVVIGLVYAVLSAPTEEDRAAAAYLDARIAERRSTPQPPTPARPNGFTPLRSGSNTGGEQNASSRSGGFNGFNA, encoded by the coding sequence GTGGCAGATATCAATCATTTTGAATACGGCTTCATTACGCCAACGCTGAGTTACGCGTTGTCGGTGCTCGGTTCGTTTCTCGGACTGATCTGCGCCGTGCGGGTCCGAGAGTCGGACACCCCGGGCCGGCGGGCCTGGTGGCTGTCGCTGTCGGCTTTCGCGATCGGCGGCACCGCCATCTGGACCATGCACTTCATGGCGATGCTCGGCTTCAGCGTGGCCGGCACCCAGATCCGCTACGACATCGCGATCACCATCGCCAGCGCGGTGATCGCGATCGCCGCAGTCGCGTTCGGGCTGTTCCTGGTCGGCTTCGGCCGGCCGTCGCTGGTGAAGATCCTGCTCGGCGGGGTCATCACCGGCTTGGGCGTGGCCGCGATGCACTACACCGGGATGGCCGCGATGCGGCTCAACGGCGACATCGACTACGCGCCGGGACGGGTGACCATCTCCGTGGTGATCGCGGTGATCGCGGCAACGGTGGCGCTGTGGCTGGCGGTCACGGTCCGCCGGCCGCTGGCGATGACCGGATCCGCGCTGCTGATGGGTGTCGCGGTCAACGGCATGCATTTCACCGGCATGACGGCGATGTCGGTACACCTGCACGAGCCGACCGGAGTGCTCAACGGGGCGACCGCGGCAACCCTGCTGGTACCGATCGGCGTGGCGGTGCTGCTCGTGGTGATCGGCCTGGTGTACGCGGTCCTGTCCGCCCCGACCGAGGAGGACCGGGCGGCGGCGGCGTACCTCGACGCGCGGATCGCCGAGCGGCGTAGCACCCCACAGCCACCGACCCCGGCCCGGCCGAACGGGTTCACCCCGCTACGCAGCGGCTCGAACACCGGCGGTGAACAGAACGCGTCGAGCCGGTCAGGCGGGTTCAACGGGTTCAACGCCTGA
- a CDS encoding 5'-3' exonuclease, whose amino-acid sequence MNPPDPLLAVDAPSLYFRAYFGVPESAARTADGEPVNAVRGFLDMLAALITRRRPARLICALDHDWRPAWRVRLLPSYKAHRVAPTGGEIVPDTLVPQLPVLLDVLSALGVPAVGVAGYEADDVLGTLATRQAGPVEVVSGDRDLFQLVDDDHPVRLLYVGRGVAKLEDCDGAAVEQRFGVPPAGYADFAALRGDPSDGLPGVPGVGAKTAARLLQRYGDLAGLVTALDDPRSGFAPGLRARLAAARDYLAVAPTVVRVARDLDLAVEPVRLPAAPTDPDRLMELADRWNLAGSCRRLVDAMARGAGGSGGADASGSGVEPVEPA is encoded by the coding sequence GTGAACCCACCCGACCCCCTGCTGGCCGTCGACGCCCCGAGCCTGTACTTCCGGGCGTACTTCGGGGTACCCGAGTCCGCCGCCCGCACCGCCGACGGCGAACCGGTCAACGCCGTACGCGGCTTCCTCGACATGCTTGCCGCGCTGATCACCCGGCGGCGGCCGGCGCGGCTGATCTGCGCCCTCGACCACGACTGGCGGCCCGCCTGGCGGGTGCGGTTGCTGCCGTCGTACAAGGCACACCGGGTGGCACCCACCGGCGGGGAGATCGTCCCGGACACCCTGGTGCCGCAGCTGCCGGTACTGCTGGACGTGCTGTCCGCGCTGGGGGTGCCGGCGGTCGGCGTGGCCGGCTATGAGGCCGACGACGTGCTCGGCACGCTCGCCACCCGCCAGGCCGGCCCGGTCGAGGTGGTCTCCGGCGACCGGGACCTGTTTCAGCTGGTCGACGACGACCACCCGGTCCGGCTGCTCTACGTCGGTCGGGGGGTGGCCAAGCTGGAGGACTGCGACGGCGCGGCCGTCGAGCAGCGCTTCGGCGTACCGCCCGCCGGGTACGCCGACTTCGCCGCACTGCGCGGCGACCCGAGCGACGGCCTGCCGGGAGTGCCGGGCGTCGGCGCCAAGACCGCCGCGCGGCTGCTGCAGCGGTACGGCGATCTTGCCGGGCTGGTCACGGCACTGGACGACCCACGGTCCGGGTTCGCTCCCGGTCTGCGGGCCCGGCTGGCGGCCGCCCGCGACTACCTGGCGGTCGCGCCGACCGTGGTACGGGTGGCCAGGGACCTCGATCTGGCGGTCGAACCGGTGCGGCTGCCCGCCGCACCGACCGACCCCGACCGGTTGATGGAGCTGGCGGACCGGTGGAACCTCGCGGGTTCCTGCCGGCGGCTGGTCGACGCGATGGCACGGGGCGCCGGCGGGTCCGGCGGTGCGGACGCTAGCGGGTCAGGCGTTGAACCCGTTGAACCCGCCTGA